In Sphingopyxis macrogoltabida, the sequence GCTGCTGCTCAGCCTCGCGATGCTGCGCGGCCTACCCGAATCGCCGGTGCTGCTGGCGCGGCGCGGCGGCGCCGATGCGCAAATCGCGGCGATGATCGCGGCTGCCGGGGGGATGGCCGAAGGACCCTTCGCGCCGCCCCCCGCCATCGCCGCCGGCGGCCATCCTTTCGATCCCGCGCTGCGGCGAACGACGATCGGCATGGGGCTTGCCTTCTTTGCGGCGCTGATGTCGGTCTATGCGCTGCTGAGCTGGGTGCCCGTGCTGCTGTCGGGCGCCGGCTTCGCGATGGGCAGCGCGATCCGCGGCGCGATGATCCTCAACCTGTCGGGGGTCACGGCGTCCTTCGCGCTCACCTGGGTGATGCTGCGCATCGGTTCGCGCCGGACGATCATCGCGACGGTGGCGGCGGGCATCGCGGCGCTGGGGTTGTGGAGCACGCTGCTGCACTGGCCCGAGGTCGCGCCGGGCATCGTGTTGGCCGGTCTTGCGCTGACCGGCGCGACGGTGCTGTCGCTGCAGGTCTTGCTGCTGACGCTGTCGAGCCATGCCTTCCCGGTCGAATGCCGCTCGGCCGGGATCGGTTATTCGATCAGCTTCGGCCGGATTGGCGCGATCATCAGCGCCTTCGGTGCCGGGGTGCTGCTCGACCAGCCCAGCGGCACCTGGCTGTTTTTTGCGATGATCGCGGCGGCGCTCGTCCTCCTCGCCGCCGGGGCGCTGATCGTTGACCGCCACTTCCCAGGTCGGCCGCGGGTTTAAAATCTGTTCCACTTAAGTGGAAACGGCACCGGCCAGCTCCCCCACCCGGCCTCCCCAACGATAGTAACCTGGGGAGGCCGGGTGGGGGAGCGGGCCGGTGCCGCACCGCCGAAGAGGCTTTAATCGCGCGGCGGCCAGGGCTTCGCGGGCGCCTTGAACGACGGCTTGCCGATCAGCGGCGACGTCAGCGCATAGAAGCCGTGGTTGGTGAAGGCCCACAGGATATTGCGGTCATATTCGGCGAAGATGCCGTAGGTCAGATTGCCCTGCGACTGGCCGCCGGTCTCGGCCTCGGTCGGGAAGCGCGGGACGAAATAGCCGGCGATCGACGGCTTGGTCGGGTCCTTGACGTCGAAAATCTGGACCCCGCCGTTATAGAAGGCATAGGCGACCACCCCGTCGCGGAACC encodes:
- a CDS encoding MFS transporter; the encoded protein is MMTIATPVQPIIDGLAFRAFHARLLALVAAVILLDGFDIQLAAFAAPAILADWRIGSGALAPVMAASLAGMAFGTSIGGWLGDRFGRRPALIGAVLWFGAMAMLTALCTNVTSFAILRFITGLGLGAAVPNATALVAEWMPLRARNYAVTVISVGVPCGGIVGAAIASWLIPAYGWPAAFVVGGALPLLLSLAMLRGLPESPVLLARRGGADAQIAAMIAAAGGMAEGPFAPPPAIAAGGHPFDPALRRTTIGMGLAFFAALMSVYALLSWVPVLLSGAGFAMGSAIRGAMILNLSGVTASFALTWVMLRIGSRRTIIATVAAGIAALGLWSTLLHWPEVAPGIVLAGLALTGATVLSLQVLLLTLSSHAFPVECRSAGIGYSISFGRIGAIISAFGAGVLLDQPSGTWLFFAMIAAALVLLAAGALIVDRHFPGRPRV